The proteins below come from a single Methanolobus chelungpuianus genomic window:
- the ribB gene encoding 3,4-dihydroxy-2-butanone-4-phosphate synthase — protein MVSNGYGENINKAIEALQSGRMILLFDMEGREAETDFTIPAKAVTPSDVRWMRKDAGGLICVALDPHASEKLGLPFMADILREAGQSGNSLGNIVEKGGDLKYDSRSSFSIWVNHRDTRTGIPDNDRALTINKLGEIVDRALDGEIPDFGKEFRTPGHVATLRAARRLVHERMGQTELSIALARIAGITPAMVVCEMLDDNTGRALSKEDAIKYGKDKDLVFVEGEEVVKAYNTWLGSGPDHQKE, from the coding sequence ATGGTTTCAAACGGATACGGCGAGAATATAAACAAGGCTATAGAGGCCCTGCAGAGCGGCAGGATGATACTTCTTTTCGATATGGAGGGCCGTGAAGCGGAGACCGATTTCACAATCCCTGCAAAGGCTGTCACTCCGTCAGACGTGAGGTGGATGCGCAAGGATGCAGGCGGCCTCATATGTGTGGCTCTTGACCCACATGCCTCAGAGAAACTGGGCCTGCCTTTCATGGCGGATATCCTCCGAGAGGCCGGGCAGTCCGGCAATTCCCTGGGCAATATCGTGGAAAAGGGCGGGGACCTCAAGTATGATTCACGCTCTTCCTTCTCTATATGGGTCAACCACAGGGATACCCGCACTGGCATTCCCGACAATGACAGGGCGCTGACCATTAACAAACTGGGGGAAATAGTGGACAGGGCTCTTGACGGCGAGATACCTGACTTCGGTAAGGAGTTCCGCACACCCGGCCATGTCGCAACCCTGCGTGCAGCCAGAAGGCTTGTCCATGAGCGCATGGGCCAGACTGAACTGTCCATTGCCCTTGCCAGGATAGCAGGCATAACTCCTGCCATGGTCGTATGTGAGATGCTGGACGACAACACTGGCCGTGCCCTCTCGAAGGAAGATGCCATCAAGTACGGAAAAGATAAGGATCTGGTCTTTGTCGAAGGCGAGGAAGTAGTAAAAGCTTATAACACCTGGCTCGGTTCAGGACCGGACCATCAGAAAGAGTGA
- a CDS encoding fibrillarin-like rRNA/tRNA 2'-O-methyltransferase, which produces MPVEELSDGIFNLSIDDRQMLATRNLMPGISVYGERLIVEDDVEYRQWDPSRSKLGAMVLRNFEIPLTYDSTVLYLGAASGTTVSHVSDILRDGLVYAVEFSPRTMRDLLQLCDQRPNIIPILADANKPQSYAHIVEKVDVIFQDVAQPNQAEIAAVNSKYFLEENGHLMLSIKSRSIDTVASPKKIFKDEVRKLESGFDVEFEVLQRKELEPFHEDHLGVLARMFVDHEEKE; this is translated from the coding sequence ATGCCGGTGGAAGAATTAAGTGACGGGATATTCAATCTCAGTATCGATGACCGGCAAATGCTTGCCACCAGGAACCTCATGCCAGGTATAAGCGTGTACGGAGAGCGTCTCATAGTGGAGGATGACGTGGAATACCGCCAGTGGGACCCGAGCAGGAGCAAGTTAGGAGCCATGGTGCTCAGGAACTTCGAGATTCCCCTTACCTATGACTCCACAGTGCTATACCTGGGCGCAGCCTCTGGAACGACGGTAAGCCACGTATCCGACATACTCAGGGACGGCCTGGTTTACGCAGTGGAATTCTCTCCCCGCACCATGCGTGACCTGCTGCAGCTCTGCGACCAGCGCCCCAACATCATCCCGATACTTGCGGACGCCAACAAGCCCCAGTCCTACGCCCACATCGTGGAAAAAGTGGATGTCATCTTCCAGGACGTGGCCCAGCCCAACCAGGCCGAGATAGCAGCCGTCAACTCAAAGTATTTCCTAGAAGAGAACGGCCACCTGATGCTCTCCATCAAGTCCAGGAGCATCGATACAGTAGCCAGCCCCAAAAAAATATTCAAGGATGAGGTCCGCAAACTGGAAAGCGGCTTTGACGTGGAGTTCGAGGTGCTGCAGAGAAAGGAACTGGAGCCCTTCCATGAGGATCACCTGGGCGTGCTGGCGCGGATGTTCGTGGATCATGAGGAGAAGGAGTGA
- a CDS encoding beta-ribofuranosylaminobenzene 5'-phosphate synthase, translating into MIRITSPSRLHLTLIDMNASLGRIDGGAGISLTSPHVVISAQRSDIVEVTAGSVLTDRMVAAARKVLPEGEGVRITIEEDMFAHVGLGSGTQAALSAAAAVNELYGLGMSVRELAIAVGRGGTSGIGVASFESGGFIVDGGHRFSDKGSFIPSSASRAAPAPVLFRQDFPDWDIVLALPDVQGAYDTSEVDIFRRACPIPLNQVQELSHLVLMKLMPAVVEKDIEAFGHAVNHIQTLGFKRCEVELQHQVVRDVMTLMQESGAYGAGMSSFGPAVYGVVDNKEDAAYIMEDVQDLLDSTIGGKVMITSANNTGAEIREV; encoded by the coding sequence ATGATAAGAATAACGTCGCCTTCCAGGTTACATCTGACACTTATCGATATGAATGCGTCACTGGGCAGGATCGATGGCGGTGCAGGTATATCCCTGACCTCTCCTCATGTTGTCATATCGGCGCAGAGGTCAGATATAGTGGAGGTAACAGCTGGTTCCGTACTGACGGACAGGATGGTGGCTGCAGCCAGGAAGGTCCTCCCGGAAGGCGAAGGTGTACGTATCACTATTGAAGAGGATATGTTCGCGCATGTAGGTCTGGGTTCAGGCACTCAGGCAGCGCTGTCTGCTGCTGCTGCTGTCAATGAACTGTACGGCCTGGGGATGAGCGTGCGCGAGCTTGCGATAGCAGTAGGTCGAGGAGGCACATCGGGGATTGGAGTCGCATCCTTTGAGTCGGGCGGTTTTATCGTTGACGGAGGTCATAGGTTCAGTGACAAGGGCTCCTTCATACCTTCATCTGCAAGCAGGGCAGCCCCGGCTCCGGTACTTTTCAGGCAGGATTTCCCCGACTGGGACATAGTACTTGCGCTTCCCGATGTACAGGGGGCTTACGATACGAGCGAAGTTGACATTTTCCGCAGGGCATGCCCCATACCCCTGAACCAGGTTCAGGAGCTGTCTCATTTAGTTCTCATGAAACTTATGCCTGCGGTTGTTGAAAAGGATATTGAGGCCTTCGGCCATGCAGTCAACCACATACAGACCCTGGGTTTCAAGAGATGTGAAGTAGAACTCCAGCATCAGGTGGTGCGGGATGTGATGACGCTCATGCAGGAATCCGGTGCATATGGTGCAGGCATGAGCTCCTTTGGCCCTGCGGTATACGGGGTTGTTGATAATAAAGAGGATGCCGCCTACATTATGGAGGATGTGCAGGATCTGCTGGACAGCACCATAGGCGGAAAGGTCATGATAACAAGTGCCAACAATACAGGCGCAGAGATAAGGGAGGTGTAG
- a CDS encoding fasciclin domain-containing protein: protein MAELKNLIDTAREKGAFSTLIKAAEVLGLIDKYSKEGPYTVFAPVESAFETIPAEVIDESFEDHPYLLGIINYHIVKGKYTTADLKDLTSLETVSGKALKITSDATKGGFRIDTARIIEADIECTNGIIHAIDEILIP from the coding sequence ATGGCCGAACTGAAGAACCTGATAGATACCGCAAGAGAGAAGGGGGCATTCTCAACCCTTATCAAAGCTGCTGAAGTACTTGGTCTTATTGACAAGTACAGCAAGGAAGGACCCTATACTGTGTTTGCTCCGGTGGAGTCCGCTTTCGAGACCATCCCTGCCGAGGTCATAGATGAGTCATTCGAGGATCATCCGTATCTGCTGGGGATAATCAATTACCATATAGTGAAAGGGAAATACACCACAGCTGACCTGAAGGACCTCACATCCCTGGAAACCGTTAGTGGCAAGGCCCTGAAGATTACAAGTGATGCAACGAAAGGTGGCTTCAGGATCGATACCGCAAGGATAATAGAAGCGGATATCGAGTGCACCAACGGCATTATACATGCCATTGACGAGATACTGATACCATAA
- a CDS encoding GerW family sporulation protein: MALEDVIKGVSCELERLVNTKTIIGEPIVFGANTIIPVSKVSFGFGTGGGEGRKKGEEEGFGGGGGAGAKIEPVAFIHISPDGVKLLPVSGKADIGQIIDSVPDLIDRMKSMKDKVKKGKGNEGQGLQEEECEIIIEPVVETRRG, translated from the coding sequence ATGGCGCTTGAAGACGTAATTAAAGGAGTATCCTGCGAACTTGAACGGCTTGTGAACACAAAGACCATAATTGGCGAGCCTATTGTATTTGGAGCCAATACCATTATACCTGTGAGCAAGGTCTCGTTCGGGTTCGGGACTGGAGGAGGAGAGGGCAGGAAGAAAGGAGAGGAAGAAGGATTTGGCGGTGGCGGAGGGGCCGGTGCCAAGATAGAGCCTGTCGCATTCATTCATATATCTCCCGATGGTGTAAAACTGTTACCTGTCTCAGGAAAGGCCGATATAGGCCAGATAATTGATTCCGTTCCCGACCTTATCGACAGGATGAAGTCCATGAAGGACAAGGTCAAAAAGGGGAAAGGCAACGAGGGTCAGGGTTTACAGGAAGAGGAATGCGAGATCATAATTGAGCCTGTCGTGGAAACAAGAAGGGGCTAA
- a CDS encoding rod shape-determining protein, whose product MAKGLDVGTMNIICAEKGKGDSISFAQQRNAFLKMEAGDLAQNMLDSAKILYTQKDDTINVLGEDAFKFSNVFNKSIRRPMKQGIISPEEKESIPMIKLIIERVLGKPEKDGEIVYISVPASPVDSKVNVLYHSKTVEALAKRAGYQTNLIDEGLAVVFSELGDSNFTGIGISVGAGMTNITVAYLATPIVSFSIARGGDWIDEQVSSATGVPNERVTAIKETDFSFNSEYEIGSVQGALALYYDALITYIIANLKKKLLEVAPPDVEFPIAVAGGSSRAKGFLDVFEKRISEANLPINVSKVKKNRSATADSKDPIYSIARGCLIAALTREDAEAVPAAPEEKAKKAVTA is encoded by the coding sequence ATGGCAAAAGGATTGGATGTAGGAACAATGAACATAATCTGTGCAGAGAAGGGAAAAGGAGATTCCATTTCATTCGCACAGCAGAGGAACGCATTTTTGAAAATGGAAGCCGGCGACCTGGCACAGAACATGCTGGACAGCGCCAAGATACTTTACACCCAGAAAGATGACACCATCAATGTGCTGGGCGAAGATGCTTTCAAGTTCTCGAACGTATTCAACAAGTCCATAAGAAGGCCGATGAAGCAGGGTATCATCAGTCCGGAGGAGAAAGAATCCATCCCCATGATCAAGCTGATCATTGAAAGAGTGCTGGGCAAGCCTGAAAAAGACGGAGAGATAGTCTACATTTCAGTGCCTGCAAGCCCTGTTGACAGCAAGGTCAATGTCCTGTATCACAGTAAGACGGTTGAAGCCCTTGCAAAGAGAGCCGGTTACCAGACAAACCTTATAGACGAAGGACTGGCAGTGGTTTTCTCTGAACTAGGGGATTCCAATTTCACAGGCATCGGCATAAGCGTAGGCGCAGGCATGACCAACATCACTGTGGCCTATCTTGCAACACCGATAGTTTCCTTCAGCATTGCAAGAGGAGGGGACTGGATAGATGAACAGGTATCCAGCGCCACCGGCGTACCAAACGAGAGAGTAACCGCAATCAAGGAAACAGACTTCTCATTCAATTCAGAGTATGAGATCGGAAGCGTTCAGGGCGCCCTTGCGCTCTACTATGATGCCCTGATAACTTACATCATTGCCAACCTGAAGAAGAAGCTCCTTGAGGTCGCACCCCCGGATGTCGAATTCCCGATAGCTGTCGCAGGCGGCAGCAGCCGCGCAAAGGGATTCCTGGACGTATTCGAGAAGAGGATATCAGAAGCAAACCTTCCGATCAATGTCTCAAAGGTCAAGAAGAACAGATCCGCCACGGCTGATTCTAAGGACCCGATATATTCGATCGCAAGAGGATGCCTGATCGCAGCTCTCACAAGAGAAGATGCAGAAGCTGTTCCTGCTGCCCCGGAAGAAAAAGCGAAAAAGGCAGTCACAGCTTAA
- a CDS encoding DUF2953 domain-containing protein, with product MVVEIILLLIAVLILLILFVSFHIMLVADKKGEQSYYKLIVKWLFLSYTVSKGRISGSDDLARGEIIGEMPENVIVCKVREGTPTEIRNLSRDDRDEIIGAETKKKPAEEAMIGLEEEKEGENKWTFGKVVHLARMLFHPILQLVEDVLKKIHISEIKCNLLYGFDNPADTGIVSGYVYALRGYLHAQYDRIRLYAEPTFVEEKMDVHMLADISFRIASLVPAVMTFLLNRDVRRISWALIRKKDLPE from the coding sequence ATGGTCGTAGAGATAATCTTACTATTGATAGCGGTGCTAATACTGCTGATCCTGTTCGTTTCTTTTCACATCATGCTCGTTGCTGATAAAAAAGGGGAGCAGTCATATTATAAGTTGATTGTGAAATGGCTTTTCCTGAGCTATACAGTCAGCAAAGGCAGGATATCAGGTTCTGATGATCTTGCTAGGGGTGAGATCATAGGGGAAATGCCTGAGAATGTCATTGTCTGCAAGGTGCGTGAAGGCACTCCCACGGAGATCCGGAATCTTTCCCGCGACGACCGCGACGAGATAATCGGGGCTGAGACAAAGAAGAAGCCTGCTGAAGAAGCGATGATTGGTCTTGAAGAGGAAAAGGAAGGGGAGAACAAATGGACCTTCGGAAAGGTCGTACACCTGGCAAGGATGCTCTTTCATCCCATACTTCAGCTCGTTGAGGATGTCCTGAAGAAGATCCACATTTCCGAGATCAAATGCAATCTGCTGTACGGATTCGACAACCCCGCAGACACCGGGATAGTAAGCGGTTATGTATATGCGCTGAGAGGATACCTGCATGCCCAGTATGACCGGATCAGGTTGTATGCGGAGCCTACCTTCGTTGAGGAGAAAATGGACGTGCACATGCTGGCCGATATCAGCTTCAGGATAGCGAGCCTGGTGCCTGCGGTTATGACCTTCCTGCTCAACAGGGATGTAAGGCGGATTTCGTGGGCTCTTATCAGGAAAAAGGACCTGCCTGAATGA
- a CDS encoding winged helix-turn-helix domain-containing protein/riboflavin kinase: MYRTESLKKLALLGAIEKPVKISSSEFTRYTSTSSKTAARVLKQLEEEQYIERQLVAGGQMVQLREKGVDLLKNEYAEYRNIFCRDRNDIDLYGNVITGLGEGQYYISRDGYMSQFRDKLGFIPYPGTLNVRLDSVSAEMREKITLIKPIVVHGFSDGERSFGGGKCYLIEIEGIRGAVVIPDRTHYPADLLEIIAPVKLREMLRINDGDKVKIVVRDPQRCE, translated from the coding sequence ATGTACAGGACCGAATCCCTTAAAAAACTGGCATTGCTCGGGGCAATTGAGAAGCCGGTCAAGATCTCCTCCAGTGAGTTCACAAGGTATACCTCTACAAGTTCCAAGACCGCTGCAAGGGTTCTCAAGCAGCTTGAGGAAGAGCAGTATATAGAGAGGCAGCTTGTGGCCGGAGGCCAGATGGTCCAGCTCAGGGAAAAAGGTGTGGACCTGCTCAAAAATGAGTATGCCGAGTACAGGAATATCTTCTGCAGGGACCGCAATGATATTGACCTCTATGGCAATGTCATCACAGGGCTTGGGGAAGGACAGTACTACATTTCCAGGGACGGTTATATGTCCCAGTTCCGGGACAAGCTGGGTTTCATACCTTATCCCGGAACCCTTAACGTAAGGCTTGACAGTGTCAGTGCAGAGATGAGGGAGAAGATAACTCTCATAAAGCCGATAGTGGTTCACGGTTTCAGCGACGGTGAGCGCAGTTTCGGTGGAGGGAAGTGCTATCTCATAGAGATAGAGGGCATCAGAGGTGCGGTCGTTATCCCGGACCGGACACATTACCCTGCGGACCTGCTCGAGATAATAGCTCCCGTGAAGCTGCGGGAGATGCTCAGGATAAATGACGGGGATAAAGTAAAGATAGTGGTCAGGGACCCGCAAAGGTGTGAGTGA
- a CDS encoding CxxC-x17-CxxC domain-containing protein yields MNGRRSSGGFRPSGPREMHKATCGDCGQETEVPFVPDPDRPVYCGECYRKHKPSTPRKF; encoded by the coding sequence ATGAATGGTAGAAGAAGTAGTGGTGGCTTCAGGCCAAGTGGTCCGAGGGAAATGCATAAGGCAACATGCGGAGACTGCGGCCAGGAAACAGAAGTTCCTTTTGTACCGGACCCGGACAGGCCCGTGTACTGCGGTGAATGCTACAGGAAGCATAAACCCAGCACGCCCAGGAAATTCTGA
- a CDS encoding HepT-like ribonuclease domain-containing protein — protein sequence MKDPSVFIKHIIDSIERIEDFTNNKTKDDFLEDVQLQDATIRRIEIIGEASKNIPEDFKRRYGDVPWSEMARTRDKLIHGYFGVDLELTWDIIQQDLPDLKQKMNHILQDTN from the coding sequence ATGAAAGATCCCTCTGTCTTCATAAAGCATATAATAGATTCTATTGAGAGGATAGAAGACTTCACCAACAATAAAACTAAAGATGATTTTCTTGAAGATGTCCAGCTCCAGGATGCAACTATCAGAAGAATAGAGATAATAGGTGAAGCATCAAAGAATATCCCTGAAGATTTCAAAAGACGATACGGAGATGTACCTTGGAGTGAAATGGCAAGAACTAGGGACAAGCTGATTCATGGGTATTTCGGAGTCGATCTTGAACTTACTTGGGATATTATTCAACAGGATCTGCCGGATTTAAAACAAAAGATGAATCACATCCTTCAAGACACTAACTGA
- a CDS encoding ATP-dependent DNA helicase, translating into MSEKRGYMKYFPKGACYPNQQDAMDRMHSALMNREIILFEGACGTGKTLSALAPSLHVGKQLQKTVIIATNVHQQMVQFISEAREIKQSNDVKVAVVKGKTTMCPNGVDYEECAVKRDNTFELLETERELALKKQEMKSATENYKRSKDHSLIALRDALAKEMDVGEGKMKELRDRSCNHLYEVLRSDSESFRQWLFADVRTPEEVNDYAFHRGMCGYELLKRELKHADFVICNYHHVLNADIFSTVLNWLEKEPQDVIVIFDEAHNIESAARSHSSITITEHTIDKAISEIEANLDQMPDGGAHNLFKILLNVTRETYTSRFKFGERERVGRNWYDIRISDPYERNDMISGKFLKLAKEAGFGDEPDIQRTLAEASAFGAMLDDNYRDQYKKGLSKVLKRSHIRYAADFLSSYLVLANNLNYYPVLNVKRDMNDEIYGRVELFTCIPKNVTEPLFDSVFSAILMSATLRPFDMVKSTLGIRRETCEMAYGTSFPPDRRLTIAVSVPPLFAKSRDDPHALQAVEETIFDAVENTPGNVIIFFQSYFEAKRYHGKLSEQFDIPVYLDEVGISSQEVREEFFRIGEQGGKAILLSYLWGTLSEGIDYRDGRGRTVIVVGVGYPALNDRMNAVESAYDHMFGYGAGWDYAVQIPTIRKIRQAMGRVVRSPSDYGVRILLDGRFMTEAPAKFGKFSVFEVFPPEERDEFIDVDPAKVKYSLLNFFQDNRT; encoded by the coding sequence ATGAGCGAGAAACGCGGCTATATGAAATACTTCCCCAAGGGCGCCTGTTACCCTAATCAGCAGGATGCGATGGACAGGATGCATTCCGCACTTATGAACAGAGAGATCATCCTGTTCGAGGGAGCCTGCGGTACGGGCAAGACACTCAGTGCGCTCGCCCCTTCCTTGCATGTGGGAAAACAGCTTCAGAAAACAGTCATAATTGCAACCAACGTACACCAGCAAATGGTGCAGTTCATCAGCGAGGCCCGCGAGATAAAGCAGTCCAATGACGTCAAGGTGGCTGTGGTCAAGGGTAAGACCACCATGTGTCCCAATGGCGTGGACTACGAGGAATGCGCGGTAAAGCGGGACAACACCTTCGAGCTGCTTGAGACCGAACGCGAGCTGGCATTGAAGAAACAGGAGATGAAGTCCGCAACGGAGAATTACAAGCGCTCCAAGGACCATTCCCTGATAGCCCTCCGCGATGCCCTTGCAAAGGAAATGGATGTTGGAGAGGGAAAGATGAAGGAGCTGAGGGACAGGTCATGCAACCACCTTTACGAGGTGCTGCGCTCTGACAGTGAATCCTTCAGGCAGTGGCTCTTTGCGGACGTGCGTACTCCTGAAGAGGTGAATGACTACGCTTTCCATAGGGGCATGTGCGGCTATGAGCTGCTCAAACGGGAGCTGAAGCATGCAGACTTTGTTATATGCAATTATCATCATGTGCTCAATGCCGACATCTTCTCAACGGTCCTGAACTGGCTGGAAAAGGAGCCCCAGGATGTCATAGTTATCTTCGACGAGGCCCATAATATAGAATCCGCCGCAAGGTCCCATTCATCTATTACCATCACGGAGCATACGATTGACAAGGCCATCTCCGAGATAGAGGCGAACCTTGACCAGATGCCGGATGGCGGTGCCCATAATCTTTTCAAGATACTTCTCAACGTCACAAGGGAGACTTACACATCCCGTTTCAAGTTCGGGGAGCGTGAGCGCGTCGGCAGGAACTGGTATGATATACGCATAAGCGACCCCTATGAGCGCAACGACATGATCAGCGGTAAGTTCCTCAAGCTTGCAAAGGAAGCGGGATTCGGGGACGAGCCTGATATCCAGAGGACTCTCGCCGAAGCAAGCGCTTTCGGGGCCATGCTCGATGACAATTACCGTGACCAGTACAAGAAGGGGCTGAGCAAGGTGCTGAAACGCTCTCACATCCGCTATGCTGCTGACTTCCTTTCCTCGTATCTCGTACTGGCAAACAATCTAAACTACTATCCCGTACTCAACGTCAAGCGTGACATGAACGATGAGATATACGGCAGGGTGGAACTTTTCACATGCATACCCAAGAATGTGACAGAACCCCTGTTTGACTCAGTGTTCTCTGCTATCCTCATGTCTGCCACGCTGCGCCCCTTCGATATGGTGAAGTCCACTCTCGGCATCCGCAGGGAGACCTGCGAGATGGCTTACGGCACATCATTTCCCCCTGACAGGCGCCTCACCATTGCAGTATCGGTGCCGCCTCTCTTTGCAAAGAGCAGGGATGATCCCCACGCACTTCAGGCCGTCGAGGAAACCATATTCGATGCTGTAGAGAACACTCCGGGTAATGTCATTATCTTCTTCCAGAGCTATTTTGAAGCCAAGCGCTACCATGGCAAACTGAGCGAGCAGTTCGATATCCCGGTCTACCTTGATGAGGTTGGCATCTCCTCCCAGGAAGTAAGGGAAGAGTTCTTCAGGATCGGTGAGCAGGGGGGCAAGGCCATATTGCTCTCCTACCTCTGGGGCACGCTCAGCGAGGGCATCGATTACCGCGATGGCAGGGGCAGGACGGTCATAGTCGTGGGTGTGGGATATCCGGCCCTGAATGACCGGATGAATGCGGTGGAATCGGCATACGACCATATGTTCGGTTACGGCGCCGGATGGGATTATGCCGTACAGATACCCACCATCCGTAAGATCCGGCAGGCCATGGGAAGGGTTGTGCGCTCTCCAAGTGACTATGGTGTGAGGATATTGCTGGACGGACGCTTCATGACAGAGGCGCCGGCGAAGTTTGGAAAGTTCTCGGTATTTGAGGTGTTTCCGCCCGAGGAGAGGGATGAGTTCATCGATGTGGATCCTGCAAAGGTGAAATACTCGCTGCTCAACTTCTTCCAGGATAACAGGACATAA
- a CDS encoding DUF7139 domain-containing protein, which produces MESKLRYYFGSMVFLSGLILSIGAIAFAIMVHLRRTSDPSEIITTYGLLGVGLSFILLGINLMISQRRPYGLYSNWVMIFGFIFSILGVWSFARTYGSNWVYPTVTYVSFAYAAGICLLSGNAFGNAVIKLIEERSVQLREIAASLYTTEDIEKEVEETLNRSLSDGSRFSVFNLDIKEEETVFVHGRTLKESPQDRVEMTDSISEVESLQSAINGKVKVNDYAIDLTTKMLSATMKQHTEEQNKKMSNKLKMKLSSIRR; this is translated from the coding sequence ATGGAATCGAAACTCAGATATTATTTTGGGTCGATGGTATTCCTGTCAGGCCTTATTTTATCCATAGGTGCGATAGCGTTTGCTATTATGGTCCACCTCAGGAGAACATCTGATCCTTCGGAAATAATCACCACTTATGGCCTTCTGGGTGTTGGGCTTTCCTTCATACTTCTTGGGATAAACCTTATGATAAGCCAGCGCAGACCTTATGGTCTTTATAGTAACTGGGTTATGATATTCGGTTTTATATTCTCGATCCTCGGTGTATGGTCCTTTGCAAGGACCTATGGAAGCAACTGGGTGTATCCAACTGTCACCTACGTTTCTTTTGCATATGCTGCCGGGATCTGCCTGCTCTCAGGAAATGCCTTTGGGAACGCAGTGATAAAGCTTATTGAAGAGCGCTCCGTGCAGTTGCGTGAGATTGCAGCCAGCCTTTACACGACAGAGGACATTGAGAAAGAAGTTGAAGAGACCTTGAACAGATCTCTCTCTGATGGCAGCCGGTTTTCCGTATTCAACCTGGATATAAAAGAAGAGGAAACGGTTTTTGTCCATGGGAGGACCCTGAAGGAATCACCTCAGGACAGAGTTGAGATGACAGATAGCATCAGCGAGGTCGAGTCCCTGCAGAGCGCTATCAATGGGAAGGTCAAAGTGAACGATTATGCTATCGATCTGACTACGAAGATGCTGAGTGCAACAATGAAGCAGCACACCGAAGAACAGAACAAGAAGATGTCGAACAAACTTAAGATGAAATTGAGCTCTATAAGGCGGTAA
- a CDS encoding nucleotidyltransferase family protein has protein sequence MNADKETENQIDKYKPTIVPILIKNDVNEAGIFGSFARNEATEDSDIDILVKFKGRKSLFDLARLELELEKESKRKVEVITYDSISPLIRERVLKEEVKIL, from the coding sequence ATGAACGCTGATAAAGAGACCGAAAACCAAATTGATAAGTACAAACCTACAATCGTTCCGATACTTATCAAAAACGATGTTAATGAAGCTGGGATCTTCGGATCGTTTGCAAGAAACGAAGCCACAGAAGATAGTGACATCGATATTCTTGTTAAGTTCAAAGGCAGAAAGAGCCTTTTCGACCTTGCCAGGCTCGAGCTGGAACTTGAAAAGGAATCAAAGAGGAAGGTAGAAGTGATTACCTATGATTCCATAAGTCCTCTCATCAGAGAAAGGGTCCTGAAAGAAGAAGTGAAGATACTATGA
- a CDS encoding NOP5/NOP56 family protein, which produces MELDEEYDVLLRDVCIRAAKSRISSNDTDDVRIIQAVQALDDIDRNVNELSERLLEWYGAYFPELELTGEALASFVTSFGSRANVPAGHPLHEKASGSMGAEISFADEELLRTFASNLCSLYDTRRHIESYIVTGMGSLAPNLSDIAGALLGARLISMAGSLQKLASFPSSTVQVIGAHRALFKHLRSNTPSPKHGIIYNNIIIKNAPWWQRGKLARAFASKISLAARTDLYSGKKNPSIRESMEKKLNAIRAANPSPPKRESKPTGKPGPKGRGRNRKGGRR; this is translated from the coding sequence GTGGAGCTTGACGAGGAATATGATGTTCTTCTGAGGGATGTCTGCATAAGGGCCGCCAAGAGCAGGATCTCAAGCAACGATACCGATGATGTGCGCATCATCCAGGCCGTGCAGGCACTGGATGATATTGACCGTAATGTCAACGAACTGAGCGAGCGCCTGCTGGAATGGTACGGCGCCTATTTCCCTGAGCTTGAACTGACAGGTGAAGCCCTGGCAAGCTTTGTCACTTCCTTCGGATCGCGGGCAAATGTACCGGCGGGCCATCCCCTGCATGAGAAAGCGTCAGGCTCCATGGGAGCTGAGATATCCTTCGCCGATGAGGAACTGCTGAGAACTTTCGCTTCGAACCTGTGCAGTCTCTATGATACCCGCAGGCATATTGAGAGTTACATCGTAACGGGCATGGGTTCCCTGGCGCCTAACCTGTCCGATATTGCAGGTGCACTGCTTGGAGCCAGGCTGATAAGCATGGCCGGGAGCCTGCAGAAACTTGCAAGCTTCCCTTCGAGTACGGTGCAGGTGATAGGTGCTCACAGGGCGCTGTTCAAGCACCTCAGGAGCAACACACCCTCCCCGAAGCACGGTATCATTTACAATAACATCATTATCAAGAACGCACCCTGGTGGCAGAGAGGCAAACTTGCCAGGGCCTTTGCCTCAAAGATAAGCCTTGCTGCAAGGACCGATCTATATTCAGGCAAGAAGAATCCCTCTATCAGGGAGAGCATGGAGAAGAAGCTGAATGCTATTCGCGCAGCCAATCCCTCGCCGCCAAAAAGGGAGTCAAAGCCTACAGGAAAACCCGGTCCGAAAGGCAGGGGCAGGAACAGGAAAGGAGGCAGACGCTAA